CATGATAGAAGCGGGAGCCTCGCTTTCGAGCCGGAAGGCACACAGGAAACGCGACGCAAGCTATTGGTTTATATCAATTTCCTGTCATCCTGGCGAAGGCCAGGACCTCAGGACGAGAAATCGCATCGGCCCCTATCATTCTCCCCGAACCGCGGGGCGCCCGATAGCACCCGCACACCCACCCTGCCCGAGGTCCTGGCCTGCGCCAGGATGACGGGTGAGTGATAGGAGCGGGAGTGTCATCCGGCAGCGTCGAGAAGGTTCGATGTGAGCGGGCGCGTCATCCTGCGGCCCTCGGGAAGGCGCGACAAAACGGCCCCCACCCCGCAGCCCCGCCCCCCCGCGCCCTACTTCAGCGTCTCCATCAACAGGCGCGCGGTTTCCGCCGACGACTGCGGGTTCTGCCCGGTGACGAGCAGATCGTCCCGCACGGCGTAGGAGCCCCAGTCACGGCCCTTCGAATAGAGCCCGCCCAGCGACTTCAGCTCATCCTCCACCAGGAAGGGCACCACGTCGGTGAGGCCGACTGCCGCCTCCTCGGTGTTGGAAAAGCCGGTCACCTTCCTGCCCTCGACCAGCGGACGGCCGGCGGCGGTCTTGGCGCGACGGAGGGCGCCCGGCGCGTGGCAGACCAGCCCCACCGGCTTGCGGGCGGCAAGGAAGCTCTCGATCAGCGCGATCGACGTCCTGTCCTCGGAGAGATCCCAGAGCGGACCATGCCCGCCGGGATAGAAGACGGTGTCGAAATCGGCCTCCGTCACGTCGCGGAGCGGCACGGTGTTCGCCAGCGCGGCCTTCGCCTCGGCATCGGCTTCGAAGCGCCGCGTCGTGTCGGTCTGCGAGTCAGGCTCGCTGCTGCGCGGGTCGAGCGGCGGCTGGCCACCCTTGGGCGAGGCCAACGTGATCTCGGCGCCCGCCTCCTTGAAGGCATAATAGGGGGCGGCCAGCTCCTCCAGCCAGAAGCCGGTCTTGTGACCGGTGTCGCCGAGTTGGTCGTGCGAGGTCAAAACCATCAGAACCTTCATCGTCGCCTCCATGCGTGTTGAGGGCGGCCAACGCCCATTACCGGGCGCCGCACTCCCTCACACAGATGGTGTCGCCAACGCGATCCGGTACCGTCAGGGATGAAAATGGGGGAATGGGGGCGGTTGCCAAGGCGCGCCACCCCGCCCCCCCGACGCACAAAAGCGGGGCGATCGCTCGCCCCGCCCTGCTTCAGCGCCGTGCCTCGATCACTGTCCGAGGCCGATCTGCTTCATGAAGTCCTGGTTGTCCCAGAACAGGTATTCCTCGTCCATCACGCCGGCCTTGGTCCAGTGGCCGATCGTCGCCATGGACAGCTTGAACGACTTGCCGGTGGGCGGAATGGTCTTGCCGCCGCCGATGGGCATCGGCTCGGTGAAGGTGCCTTCCATCACGCCGACCACGCCGGTCCACTCGCCCTTGCCGAACTTCACCGGGTGCTGCTCGATCCGCGTGTCGGGCGCGAAGACGAACATCGGCTTCAGCGCCTCGATGTGGTCGTGCAGGCCCTTGGTGGTCGTGC
This DNA window, taken from Pleomorphomonas sp. T1.2MG-36, encodes the following:
- a CDS encoding ester cyclase produces the protein MTRLIAIAVSTLAIAAGASAAVAAEAAKPVPALVEELSRYQQDEATVAKNLDTFDTLDFDVYTHQKWDRLGESHAKDILVHYPDGTTTKGLHDHIEALKPMFVFAPDTRIEQHPVKFGKGEWTGVVGVMEGTFTEPMPIGGGKTIPPTGKSFKLSMATIGHWTKAGVMDEEYLFWDNQDFMKQIGLGQ
- a CDS encoding type 1 glutamine amidotransferase domain-containing protein, whose translation is MKVLMVLTSHDQLGDTGHKTGFWLEELAAPYYAFKEAGAEITLASPKGGQPPLDPRSSEPDSQTDTTRRFEADAEAKAALANTVPLRDVTEADFDTVFYPGGHGPLWDLSEDRTSIALIESFLAARKPVGLVCHAPGALRRAKTAAGRPLVEGRKVTGFSNTEEAAVGLTDVVPFLVEDELKSLGGLYSKGRDWGSYAVRDDLLVTGQNPQSSAETARLLMETLK